The Melospiza melodia melodia isolate bMelMel2 chromosome 19, bMelMel2.pri, whole genome shotgun sequence genome includes the window ctcctgtcagggatgagcacaatGGTAAATGTATTTTACTTTTACCACTATCTAGAGATGACAGACAGCTGTACAAACCTCACCTTGACACAGCCAGGTAGAAGATTCCCAGAGATACTAAGGAAATTCCAACATGGAAGGAAACTCCTACAGCCCCATACTCTTTAAAAActtgcttcagctgctgggattTGTTGAGTTTCTTGTTTTCAGCACTGGGATCAGTGGCTGCATTTTTGAGGGGTTCAGCTGCATCCTAAAAAGAAAACAATTAGAAGTATTTGTTAGCATAAAGCAAAGATCATATTACAGTTAGCTGAAATTATGAAAGAAGTGTTTTGCACACAGAGTGATTTGGGAAGACAGAAACTCACTTCTGCTCCTGCACATcagcacagcagatgctgtggcAGAGTCCAGACAAGCTCCCTTCTCCCACCTATTCCTGTCAAAGGaatgcactgaccttggtgtaaATTCTTACACAATTCAGGTTTCATAATTCAAACCAGATTATTTGATCCCAATGTGTGCCAAGGCACGCCCAGACAGCGGCTGGAGCCATGAGACTGAGGTGTGAGAGCTTTTTGCTTCCACCCACTGCCCAGCTTCACCCAGTGACTCCCCGGAGCACAGCTCTTTGTTCCAGGGGCACTGCAAGCCCACCTGGTACCACTTCACAACAGCTCCCCGACGGAAGAGATCCAAAGTTTAAGCTCCTTTAAATCACCCTTAATGGATGAGCTGATCAAAGGGAGAACTGCAAGTGTTGACAGCCACAAGTAACTCTGTTGCTGCGGTGTAGGGAACAACTGCAGGGACATGCCGGGGCTGGTGCGGCGCGCCCAACTGCATTGAAAATATTTGTCACAGCAGAAGTCATTGATAGATTTCTATTTGGGTACCTTTCAAGTGCAGAACTTTGTACTAAGCCATATCCCAAAGCAATCTGAAAAGAAATCAAAGGAGGGCAGTTGTGTTGGAAACTCCCCATGCTCGCCggagaagaaatactgacaaGAAGAAAACATTTCCACAAAAACCTCAGGATTTGTCTCTGATTAGTCAGGAAACATTAGAGAAGTCCTTTCCTTCCAGCTGAGCTCAGCAGCAGTTGTGGCAATGTGACACCACCACAGGACAGGTAGAGCCACCAGGTGCCTGCCAccactgtcccactgtggtttcaaGGCATACAAACCCGAAGAAAAATATTCTTGATTAATTATTGCACTTGCTAAGAGTGTAAATTAGCATACAAGACAGTCTTATAACCCTCAAGGCAAGCACACCACCCGCCCAAACCCTAACCCCACATTTGTTTGCTGTTTTTATCTTTTGTAATTATTTGTGTAACTTTGTATTTCATTTTGACAGGAAGTCATACAAACACAGAAACAGGAAGTTGTGTAGCTTAGCTTATCCTGATTCTTGTCGTTTTAAAACTTTAGATTTTTCTTTTGTGACGCATGAGCTCTGGGTCTTTGGGATGGATCATAAGGACTGAAAAATTGTTTGTTCTGATCTTTCAAGTCCATTCCAATTCCCCTGTATTCACAGGCTCACACACCAGGAATGGTATTGAAACAAAACGTTAAAAAGAACCATTTCAAGAGATATTATTTGGAGTACCCAGGGCAGTCACGTAGGGAATAATGCCCAGCTTAGCAAGTAAAGCCGCTGCCAATTTCCATGTCACTCTGCGACAATATTTCAGCTAAAAAGCCGATTTTATTCGCATCATTCAGGCGATGATTCAAAGCATGAAAACACATCTAGAACACCCCGTGACCCTTCACAACGAGGCAGCAGAAACCACGCTGCAAATTACACTGCAGACATTAAAGCTCACACTGCCAACGCGCCCACCAGCAGGTGCGAACCAGCTCCCACAGAAACACGATAAACACGATTTATTGATCCCATGGGCGCTGGGAGAGGGGATTGAGGTTAAAAACACTGAAATACACCCCAAAAAGctgaggagcagggtgagatcGCGGCGTGCAGCGCCGCCGGGCAGGCGGCCCCTCAGCCCTCACGTACCTTGGCGCGGGCGCGGcgcgggcccggccccggcggcaGCGCGGCCCAGGCGGGGCAGGGGGAGCGGGGCAGGCGGAGCGGCGACAGCAGCGGCGACACCAGCGGGGACGGCCGGCACAGGCGGTACATGGCGGCACCGCCGGCACACGGCAGCGGCCCGGCCCCCCGAGCGGCGTGACGGGCCGGGCACACGCCCCGACCGCCTCCTTAAAGTCGCAGCGTTCGCGTTGGTGAGGCGCGGATGTCCTGTGGCACAGCGGGTTCGTCCCGGCCGTGCCCAGCCCGGCATTGGACTCCTGAGGGATGCGGCAGTCACGGCTCCTCTTGGCAGCCTGTGTTAGGGCCTCACCGCCAATTGTTTCGTCCTAATGATCCAGTCTAATCCTTCCCTCTTTCATTTTGAAGTCATGTCCTCTCATCATGTCACTCCAAGCACTTATAAATGGTCACAGAGCTACAGAATATCCCGAGTTGGGCTGCACCCACAAGGATGATCCAGTTCAGCTCCAGGTTCTGCACAGAACGCCCCAACATTCCCCAATAAACGAGAGGGATTCTTCCTCAGGAACTGCAGTGACAGGGCGAGGGGGGGTGGCTTCAAATGTAGAGGGGGGAAATTCACAGCCCAACAATCCCAACAATCCCATCTGGGCATCCCTGACAGCGCTGTCTGAATGTGCACCttgggccgtgcccattccctggggagcctgggcagtgcccagcatctctgggtgaagaacctttcccaaaatccagcctaaccctccctggcacagctccagcccttccctgggtccAGTCACAGcagcttgcacttggccttgctgaatGAACTTCACCAGGTTCACAGTCTCACCTCtgaagcctgtccaggtccctctggatgccatCCATTCCTCTAAGACCATCTGACACAGCTGGGAGCTGGCACAAGCTTGCCTTCACAactgtggtcacaagggtttgttTCATCCCTGCATTTTtctgaaatgcagaaaaaaatgcattttgctgtgccaCCACAGACACGGCTGCTCATGGCAGGGTGAAGGGTGAATATCCCTGACACTGCCTCCCCAGGTGGAGCCCCAGCAATGAGATCCTGCTCTCTGCCAGCTGCAAAGCCTGTCCTCTTCAGGCACGCTGCGTTTCCACGGCCATGCGAGCACACAGGCCTGAGGACAATGGGAGGACTGTGTCCATAAATAAGAGGAATTTGCCGTTCAGGAGCCCGGAGTGGAGCTGCACAGGCCAGCACGGCGTGGTGCAGTGCTGCTGGGTGGCTGCTGTCAAGTGCAAGGCTCCACAGAACAGATGGGTCTCAGAAAGGATCTCAGGGGAAGAGAGGTTGAGAGCTTTTCTTGTATTGAAACAATCTGTTCTGTCTCAACAGCACTGCCAGTTCCACGCTTTACACTGCCTGTAGTTCTTGCTTCATAactccagcccctctctgggtGCTTTGGAGAAGAACACAATTCTCAGAACACAATCTCAATGTTTATTACTGCTGCAAAGCAGTTTGCTGTGTGATTTCTGTGACTGCTTGCACACCAACACCACTGGAGCAGACAGGTGATATTGGCATGGCACTGCTCTGAGCAGACCACACTACAGCTCTGTCCATTTTCTTTCTAAATAATAAAAAGATCCCAGGAGTTAATTCTGGTCTCAGTGAAGGAGAtgtcaggggcagctctgggctctgcacaGGAACACTGTGTCTGTCTGGGAGATCCATCAGAGCCTCTCTGGGACAGAGACCACGGAGCTGCTCTCCTGTGACAGATGTGTGGCTGCTTCTGGACAGCCAAAAATCCTGGGCAAGTGCAGAAAAGAGCAGGAGGTCACTTAATGAGGCATGAAAGCATTAGGGCTGG containing:
- the FAM210B gene encoding protein FAM210B, mitochondrial; translated protein: MYRLCRPSPLVSPLLSPLRLPRSPCPAWAALPPGPGPRRARAKDAAEPLKNAATDPSAENKKLNKSQQLKQVFKEYGAVGVSFHVGISLVSLGIFYLAVSSGVDMSAVLLKLGFSEASLQSRMAAGTSTFVLAYAVHKLFAPVRISITVVSVPFVVRACRKAGLFKPPASSP